From Xenopus laevis strain J_2021 chromosome 7L, Xenopus_laevis_v10.1, whole genome shotgun sequence, one genomic window encodes:
- the LOC108697038 gene encoding DNA damage-regulated autophagy modulator protein 1: MFAVTASSNDLCKREYSKGCCCKGSLTFLPLLWAAWTMGSLAISYAVAISLGHIHGFLPFISQISMMNPEYIFSVFACSITSILGSAIMYIEYCYIDIYYSDISGKWNKILLCCGLLSYLGFLVAAYVSVLVAINVHLAGAIGGFGLNCLYNFCHSIVCLRSSVWQDNKQMVIIRLCFSVSSLAFILMLGGTHIVCMFSISCTQANINLPLAVLEWLTLFGMCGYILTFTKDFQRLRLTHVRSISKEWTSMLWSLKNSMKGLKCNNYMRSRPFPMEKLGQGTNTNYLED; this comes from the exons ATGTTTGCTGTTACTGCATCTTCAAATGATCTATGTAAAAGAG AATATAGCAAGGGATGCTGCTGTAAAGGAAGCTTAACCTTTTTACCTTTACTTTGGGCTGCTTGGACTATGGGCTCTCTTGCCATCTCGTATGCTGTAGCCATTAGTTTGGGACATATCCATGGGTTTTTGCCATTTATAAG TCAAATATCAATGATGAATCcagaatacattttttcagtGTTTGCATGTTCTATTACCAGCATTTTAG GTTCTGCAATCATGTATATTGAATATTGCTACATAGATATTTACTATTCTGATATTAGTGGGAAATGGAACAAAATCCTGTTGTGTTGTGGATTGCTGTCCTATCTGGGATTTCTTGTAGCTGCTTATGTTTCG GTGCTCGTAGCCATTAATGTTCATTTGGCCGGAGCAATTGGAGGCTTTGGGCTGAACTGTTTATACAATTTCTGTCACAGCATCGTGTGTCTCCGATCATCAGTATGGCAGGATAATAAGCAGATGGTCATCATACGATTGTGTTTTTCTGTCAGTTCCCTGGCATTTATATTGATGC TTGGAGGGACACATATTGTATGCATGTTTTCAATATCATGCACCCAAGCCAATATT aaccTCCCACTTGCTGTCCTTGAGTGGTTGACATTGTTTGGAATGTGTGGCTATATACTCACATTTACTAAAGACTTTCAG CGACTACGTCTGACACATGTGAGAAGCATCAGCAAGGAGTGGACATCAATGCTGTGGAGTCTAAAGAACTCAATGAAGGGCCTTAAATGTAATAATTACATGAGAAGTAGACCATTCCCCATGGAAAAGCTTGGCCAAGGTACCAATACCAACTATTTAGAAGACTGA